From one Babylonia areolata isolate BAREFJ2019XMU chromosome 35, ASM4173473v1, whole genome shotgun sequence genomic stretch:
- the LOC143278115 gene encoding uncharacterized protein LOC143278115 — MAAPAASVPTEPSYFAEYDEETDTEGEVNTAHSGIVIKLEPESDPEDSYQTSCHTAASSFVNSGDGEAKNSVTHSRQFKQNSFENGVSNTVYDFSVTVKQEEGGDDCSMAVFPVRMYRSEHYHSGEENNMLQGDIGAALPQGDDASDGGGGGGGVSLSRDGADRGILHSSVNAGRPVVSRRKLSSVARRLPAHSYRPRAKRKRASGQPQAPVSGTADRSPSLLLPAVPKEEKDEQTTVMHPENAPAQIPDKPLTRPGRRGRRRNEKPQIFVCAECGMTFRWPSRYKEHLRKHSGERPFICRECGDAFTSASYLRIHERKHSGQLPYPCTLCGQAFLHGRLLTEHRKVHAEEGAFACEDCGRKCGSPSELSRHLQALHPDNPSNRPFTCRLCPAAFQRSYHLETHMRSHTGEKPFKCELCGLSYTTQGSLKVHMRTHTGERPFACLHCDRAFITSGQLKKHSRTHNKPVVTLSTHNNTVYVQSLKSVATTTTNSAGGKDQGAGADGGGKTLKLEIQCFPRDSTYSCDICQEVFVRSIDLASHMRHDHPRPPRPRKENMCGECGQTFSRAHTLKVHLRSHAGVRPFKCETCGKRFTQRSNLNAHLRGHWQHKPFRCTVCGVSYSSAKYREQHMQTHGEIRPCECLVCGSTFSSNALLSAHMRSHDHSEVAAACAVTTALREPAPSPEATTSLPEQTPPSCDSQPCNVHPPNVRLEGASQDGAGSPEPEAEAGQNSTDSKPAVASASAKRARTSSKRQAKRGKKNNGNVMPRRRSVKVSAAAAATDSGGQMFPANCSVDGERDTMGGTEQHCESVGSSQQHSESIRMSEHQSSTGEDRKGSDADNSGQGGKDKSPEDQHEDDHYSSDTEPDS; from the exons ATGGCAGCCCCAGCCGCAAGTGTACCAACGGAACCTTCGTACTTTGCCGAATACGATGAAGAAACCGACACAGAAGGGGAGGTTAACACTGCCCATTCTGGCATCGTGATCAAACTGGAACCAGAAAGTGACCCTGAGGATAGCTACCAGACATCTTGCCACACTGCTGCATCCTCCTTTGTAAACAGTGGCGACGGAGAGGCTAAAAATTCTGTGACTCACAGTAGGCAGTTCAAACAAAACAGCTTTGAAAACGGTGTATCCAACACAGTGTACGATTTCTCTGTTACGGTTAagcaagaagaaggtggagaTGATTGCAGCATGGCCGTGTTTCCAGTCAGGATGTATCGCAGTGAACATTATCATTCTGGGGAGGAGAATAATATGCTGCAGGGAGATATTGGTGCAGCGCTGCCACAGGGTGACGATGCctccgatggtggtggtggtggtggtggtgtgtcgttGAGCAGGGACGGCGCCGACAGAGGGATTCTTCACTCATCGGTTAATGCCGGAAGACCGGTTGTCAGCCGACGGAAATTGTCATCAGTGGCACGGAGACTGCCTGCACACTCTTACCGTCCAAGAGCAAAGAGGAAAcgg GCGAGCGGCCAGCCTCAGGCGCCTGTGTCTGGAACCGCAGACAGGTCCCCGAGTCTCCTGCTGCCGGCAGTCCCCAAAGAGGAGAAGGACGAACAGACGACCGTGATGCATCCCGAGAATGCCCCAGCTCAGATACCAGACAAGCCGTTGACCAGACCCGGAAGGCGAGGACGACGACGGAATGAGAAACCACAGAT CTTTGTCTGTGCGGAGTGCGGCATGACCTTCCGCTGGCCCTCGCGCTACAAGGAGCACCTGCGCAAGCACTCTGGGGAGCGGCCCTTCATCTGCCGAGAGTGCGGCGACGCCTTCACCTCCGCCTCCTACCTGCGCATCCACGAGCGCAAGCACAGCGGCCAGCTCCCTTATCCCTGCACCCTGTGTGGCCAGGCCTTCCTGCACGGCCGCCTGCTGACTGAGCACCGGAAGGTGCACGCAGAGGAGGGGGCCTTCGCCTGCGAGGACTGCGGGCGCAAGTGCGGCAGCCCCAGCGAGCTGAGCCGGCACCTGCAGGCCCTGCACCCAGACAACCCCAGCAACCGGCCCTTCACCTGTCGTCTGTGCCCTGCGGCCTTCCAGCGCAGCTACCACCTGGAGAcgcacatgcgctcgcacacag GTGAGAAGCCGTTCAAGTGCGAGCTGTGCGGGCTGAGCTACACCACGCAGGGGTCCCTCAAGGTGCACATGAGGACCCACACCGGGGAGCGCCCCTTCGCCTGCCTGCACTGCGACCGGGCCTTCATCACCTCGGGCCAGCTGAAGAAGCACTCTCGCACCCACAACAAGCCTGTGGTCACCCTGTCAACCCACAACAACACCGTCTACGTTCAGTCGCTCAAGTctgtggccaccaccaccaccaattccgCTGGCGGCAAAGACCAGGGGGCCGGGGCAGACGGCGGTGGCAAGACGCTAAAGCTGGAGATCCAGTgcttccccagggacagcacgtaCTCCTGTGACATCTGCCAGGAGGTGTTTGTGCGCTCCATCGACCTGGCCTCACACATGCGCCATGACCACCCCCGGCCACCGCGCCCCCGTAAGGAAAACATGTGCGGGGAGTGTGGCCAGACGTTCTCACGGGCCCACACACTTAAGGTGCACTTGCGCTCACATGCTGGCGTGCGCCCCTTCAAGTGTGAGACGTGCGGCAAGCGCTTCACCCAGCGCAGCAACCTGAACGCCCACTTGCGTGGCCACTGGCAGCACAAACCCTTCCGCTGCACGGTGTGCGGGGTCAGCTACTCCTCGGCCAAGTACCGGGAGCAGCACATGCAGACCCACGGGGAGATCCGGCCCTGTGAGTGCCTGGTCTGTggctccaccttctcctccaatGCCCTGCTGTCCGCCCACATGCGCAGCCACGACCACTCCGAGGTGGCCGCTGCCTGTGCTGTGACCACCGCCCTCAGGGAGCCGGCCCCCTCTCCAGaggccaccacctccctccctgagCAGACCCCCCCGTCATGTGACAGTCAGCCATGCAACGTTCACCCCCCCAACGTCCGTCTGGAGGGGGCCAGTCAGGATGGTGCAGGCAGCCCAGAACCGGAGGCTGAAGCAGGGCAGAACAGCACCGACAGCAAACCGGCAGTCGCCAGCGCTTCAGCAAAGCGTGCCAGAACCTCTTCCAAGCGGCAGGccaagagagggaaaaagaacaatGGCAATGTAATGCCGCGGCGCCGGTCTGTGAAAGtatcagcggcagcagcagcaacagacagCGGAGGTCAGATGTTTCCAGCAAACTGCAGCGTGGACGGAGAGAGGGACACCATGGGAGGGACGGAGCAGCACTGTGAGTCAGTGGGAAGTTCGCAGCAGCACAGCGAGTCCATCAGAATGTCGGAGCATCAGAGTAGTACTGGGGAAGACAGAAAAGGGAGTGACGCTGATAACAGTGGCCAAGGGGGAAAAGACAAGAGCCCTGAAGACCAGCATGAGGACGATCACTACAGTTCTGACACAGAGCCTGACTCGTAG